The following are from one region of the Elgaria multicarinata webbii isolate HBS135686 ecotype San Diego chromosome 13, rElgMul1.1.pri, whole genome shotgun sequence genome:
- the NAPA gene encoding alpha-soluble NSF attachment protein: MAMDTSGKEKEALQLLAEADKKVRGSHGFFSGLFGGGSSRVEEACDIYARAANMFKMAKNWSAAGNAFCQAAQLHIQLQNKHDAAMSFVDAGNAFKKADPQEAINCLFRSIEIYTDMGRFTIAAKHHITIAEIYEAELVDIEKAIAHYEQAADYYKGEESNSSANKCLLKVATYAAQLEQYQKAIEIYEQVGTSAMDSPLLKYSAKEYFFKAALCHFCIDMLNAKLAIQKYEEMFPAFSDSRECKLVKKLLDAHEEQNIDNYTESVKEYDSISRLDQWLTTMLLRIKKTIQGEEEDLR; the protein is encoded by the exons ATGGCGATGGATACGAGCGGCAAGGAGAAGGAAGCGCTGCAGCTCCTCGCCGAAGCGGACAAGAAAGTCCGCGGCTCCCACGGCTTCTTCTCGGGGCTCTTCGG gGGTGGCTCCTCCAGGGTTGAAGAAGCATGTGATATCTATGCAAGAGCAGCCAATATGTTTAAAATGGCCAAGAACTGGAGTG CTGCCGGGAATGCTTTCTGCCAGGCTGCTCAGTTGCACATCCAACTGCAGAACAAGCATGATGCAGCTATGAGCTTTGTGGATGCTGGCAATGCCTTCAAGAAAGCTGATCCTCAAG aggccATTAACTGTCTCTTCAGATCTATTGAGATCTATACAGATATG GGCCGCTTCACCATTGCAGCCAAGCACCACATAACAATAGCAGAGATCTACGAGGCGGAGCTGGTGGACATTGAAAAG GCAATAGCCCATTATGAACAAGCTGCAGATTATTATAAAGGTGAAGAATCCAACAG CTCCGCTAACAAGTGTTTGCTGAAAGTGGCTACCTATGCAGCTCAGTTGGAGCAGTACCAGAAGGCGATTGAGATCTATGAGCAG gtgggcaCCAGTGCCATGGACAGTCCCCTGCTGAAATACAGCGCGAAGGAGTACTTCTTCAAGGCGGCCCTCTGCCACTTCTGCATTGACATGCTCAACGCCAAG TTGGCTATACAGAAATACGAAGAAATGTTCCCAGCTTTCTCAGACTCCAGAGAGTGCAAACTGGTTAAA AAATTGCTAGATGCTCACGAAGAACAGAACATCGATAACTACACTGAATCG GTGAAGGAATATGACTCCATCTCTCGCCTGGACCAGTGGCTCACCACCATGCTCCTGCGCATCAAGAAAACCATacagggtgaagaggaggacctGCGCTAA